From one Streptomyces sp. R41 genomic stretch:
- a CDS encoding M14 family zinc carboxypeptidase, whose product MDELGARAAALVARRPRDARLRRVGTSRAGTPLWLLSVGHGSRQALVVAGPHANEPVGGATALRLAERALADPRLTEGADATWNLLLCLDPDGARRNEAWLSGPYTLGHYFRHFFRPGFLEQPEWLPEGADGATLPETRALLDLQDELRPFLQCSLHGVDVGGAFVELTRELPGLAQRVARTAARLGIPRELGPYDTLYWPALGPAVYRIPPPRRGGLAAAITEAAVESTWFHPHPYGTVTAVVEAPMWGVVAVEDSSRPADADAVLRTVSRTLRRDTRVLEGILARVRPSLGASPEVACLLAPVDDYLLVGPGLADSWDPDVHDAGARPLPALDTARLTALRLAGRRVALRTAGLLHQLVSASGHDPCGVLPELDRLIDEWCADYREGCGARWIPVARQVEYQARVVLASFELAGRHASVRSRSGESGWGSQAAVPMHLE is encoded by the coding sequence GTGGACGAACTGGGCGCCCGTGCGGCCGCGCTCGTCGCGCGCCGTCCGAGGGACGCCAGGCTGCGCCGCGTGGGCACCTCGCGGGCGGGTACGCCGCTGTGGCTCCTGTCCGTCGGGCACGGCAGCCGCCAGGCCCTCGTCGTCGCAGGACCGCATGCCAACGAACCCGTCGGCGGCGCCACGGCCCTGCGCCTCGCCGAACGGGCGCTCGCCGATCCCCGGTTGACCGAGGGGGCGGACGCCACCTGGAACCTGCTGCTGTGCCTCGATCCCGACGGCGCCCGCCGCAACGAGGCGTGGCTGTCGGGCCCGTACACCCTCGGCCACTACTTCCGGCACTTCTTCCGGCCCGGCTTCCTCGAACAGCCCGAGTGGCTGCCCGAGGGCGCGGACGGGGCCACCCTCCCCGAGACCCGCGCCCTTCTCGACCTCCAGGACGAACTTCGGCCCTTCCTGCAGTGCTCCCTGCACGGGGTCGACGTCGGCGGTGCCTTCGTCGAGCTGACCCGCGAACTGCCCGGCCTCGCCCAGCGCGTCGCGCGCACCGCGGCGCGCCTCGGCATCCCGCGCGAACTCGGCCCGTACGACACCCTGTACTGGCCGGCGCTCGGGCCCGCCGTCTACCGCATCCCGCCGCCGCGCAGGGGCGGCCTGGCCGCCGCCATCACGGAGGCGGCGGTCGAGTCCACCTGGTTCCACCCGCACCCGTACGGCACGGTGACGGCGGTCGTCGAGGCCCCCATGTGGGGCGTCGTGGCCGTGGAGGACTCCTCGCGGCCCGCCGACGCCGACGCGGTGCTGCGCACCGTCAGCCGCACGCTGCGCCGCGACACACGGGTCCTGGAGGGCATCCTCGCGCGCGTGCGGCCCAGCCTCGGCGCCTCCCCGGAAGTGGCCTGCCTCCTCGCGCCCGTCGACGACTATTTACTGGTCGGCCCCGGACTCGCCGACTCGTGGGACCCCGACGTGCACGACGCCGGGGCGCGCCCCCTGCCGGCGCTCGACACCGCCCGTCTGACGGCGCTGCGTCTCGCGGGACGCCGGGTCGCGCTGCGCACGGCCGGGCTGCTGCACCAGCTCGTGTCCGCCTCCGGGCACGACCCGTGCGGCGTGCTGCCGGAGCTCGACCGGCTCATCGACGAGTGGTGCGCCGACTACCGCGAGGGCTGCGGGGCGCGCTGGATCCCGGTCGCCCGCCAGGTCGAGTACCAGGCACGCGTGGTGCTCGCCTCGTTCGAACTCGCCGGGCGGCACGCGTCCGTGCGCTCCCGTTCGGGTGAGTCCGGGTGGGGTTCGCAGGCCGCGGTGCCGATGCATCTGGAATGA
- a CDS encoding subtilase-type protease inhibitor has product MTKSIPAKTVQAVRVGLLAAAALLTVGAAPSQAARHESLPGNWLDLTVTPGDAHSSGTPGTLLFCDPPLGHPHAAQACEELRAAGGDISRIPPRADALCPMIYAPVTASAKGVWDGRRVAYTHTFSNSCVMAAATGAVFELSD; this is encoded by the coding sequence ATGACGAAATCCATTCCGGCGAAGACGGTTCAAGCGGTACGTGTCGGACTGCTCGCTGCGGCAGCCCTCCTCACGGTGGGCGCGGCCCCGTCCCAGGCGGCACGACATGAGTCCCTCCCCGGCAACTGGCTCGACCTCACCGTCACGCCCGGTGACGCCCACTCCAGCGGCACCCCCGGCACCCTGCTGTTCTGCGACCCGCCCCTGGGGCACCCGCACGCGGCACAGGCCTGCGAGGAACTCCGGGCCGCCGGGGGCGACATCTCCCGGATCCCGCCCAGGGCCGACGCCCTGTGCCCCATGATCTACGCCCCGGTGACCGCGTCGGCGAAGGGCGTATGGGACGGCCGCCGGGTCGCCTACACGCATACCTTCTCGAACTCCTGCGTGATGGCGGCCGCGACGGGAGCCGTGTTCGAGCTGTCGGACTGA